One window from the genome of Glycine soja cultivar W05 chromosome 12, ASM419377v2, whole genome shotgun sequence encodes:
- the LOC114378346 gene encoding peroxidase P7-like, translating to MANSLNNHLFVVVSILSLLAFSSNAQLSPTFYAKTCPNLQTIVRSAMRQAVAKEARIGASILRLFFHDCFVNGCDGSILLDDTATFTGEKNAGPNRNSARGFEVIDTIKTNVEASCNATVSCADILALATRDGVVLLGGPSWSVPLGRRDARTASQSAANSQIPGPSSDLSTLTSMFAAKGLTSSDLTVLSGGHTIGQAQCQFFRNRIYNETNIDTNFATTRKANCPATGGNTNLAPLDTLTPNRFDNNYFSDLVNGRGLLHSDQVLFNGGSQDALVRTYSGNNAAFFRDFAAAMVKLGNISPLTGSSGEIRRNCRVVN from the exons ATGGCCAATTCCCTTAATAACCACCTGTTTGTTGTAGTATCTATTCTTTCTCTCTTAGCCTTTTCTAGCAACGCACAACTATCTCCCACCTTCTATGCCAAAACTTGCCCCAACCTTCAAACCATTGTGCGCAGTGCAATGAGGCAAGCTGTTGCTAAAGAAGCCAGGATTGGTGCCTCTATTCTTCGCTTGTTCTTTCATGATTGCTTTGTAAAT GGCTGTGATGGATCAATCTTATTGGACGACACTGCCACCTTCACTGGCGAGAAAAATGCAGGACCTAACAGAAATTCAGCGAGGGGCTTCGAAGTTATTGATACCATTAAAACCAACGTTGAAGCTTCTTGCAATGCCACCGTTTCTTGTGCTGATATCCTAGCACTTGCCACAAGAGACGGAGTTGTGCTG CTAGGAGGACCCTCGTGGAGCGTCCCACTTGGAAGAAGAGATGCAAGAACAGCAAGCCAGAGTGCAGCCAACAGCCAAATCCCAGGACCATCCTCGGACCTCTCAACCCTAACATCAATGTTTGCAGCCAAAGGCCTAACCTCAAGTGACTTAACCGTGCTCTCTGGAGGCCACACAATAGGCCAAGCACAATGCCAGTTCTTCAGGAACCGCATATACAACGAAACCAACATAGACACCAACTTCGCCACCACCAGAAAAGCCAATTGCCCTGCCACCGGTGGGAACACCAACCTGGCCCCTCTCGACACCCTCACCCCCAACCGCTTCGACAACAATTACTTCTCCGACCTCGTTAACGGCCGCGGCCTTCTCCACTCCGACCAAGTTCTCTTCAATGGTGGGTCTCAGGATGCCCTTGTGAGGACCTACAGTGGCAACAATGCTGCATTCTTTAGGGACTTTGCTGCTGCCATGGTGAAGTTGGGCAACATTAGTCCCCTCACTGGGTCCAGTGGGGAGATCAGAAGGAATTGCAGGGTTGTGAATTGa
- the LOC114380004 gene encoding shaggy-related protein kinase eta-like: protein MASLPLGHHHHHHKPAAAAIHPSQPPQSQPQPEVPRRSSDMETDKDMSATVIEGNDAVTGHIISTTIGGKNGEPKETISYMAERVVGTGSFGVVFQAKCLETGEAVAIKKVLQDRRYKNRELQLMRLMDHPNVISLKHCFFSTTSRDELFLNLVMEYVPESMYRVIKHYTTMNQRMPLIYVKLYTYQIFRGLAYIHTALGVCHRDVKPQNLLVHPLTHQVKLCDFGSAKVLVKGESNISYICSRYYRAPELIFGATEYTASIDIWSAGCVLAELLLGQPLFPGENQVDQLVEIIKVLGTPTREEIRCMNPNYTEFRFPQIKAHPWHKVFHKRMPPEAIDLASRLLQYSPSLRCTALEACAHPFFDELREPNARLPNGRPLPPLFNFKQELAGASPELINRLIPEHIRRQMGLSFPHSAGT, encoded by the exons ATGGCCTCCTTGCCCTTGgggcaccaccaccaccaccacaaacCGGCGGCGGCGGCTATACATCCGTCGCAACCGCCGCAGTCTCAGCCGCAACCCGAAGTTCCTCGCCGGAGCTCCGATATGGAGACAGATAAG GATATGTCAGCTACTGTCATTGAGGGGAATGATGCTGTCACTGGCCACATAATCTCCACCACAATTGGAGGCAAAAATGGGGAACCTAAAGAG ACCATCAGTTACATGGCAGAACGTGTTGTTGGCACTGGATCATTTGGAGTTGTTTTTCAG GCAAAGTGCTTGGAGACTGGAGAAGCAGTGGCTATTAAAAAGGTCTTGCAAGACAGGCGGTACAAAAATCGTGAATTGCAGTTAATGCGCTTAATGGATCACCCTAATGTAATTTCCCTGAAGCACTGTTTCTTCTCCACAACAAGCAGAGATGAACTTTTTCTAAACTTGGTAATGGAATATGTTCCCGAATCAATGTACCGAGTTATAAAGCACTACACTACTATGAACCAGAGAATGCCTCTCATCTATGTGAAACTGTATACATATCAA ATCTTTAGGGGATTAGCATATATCCATACCGCACTGGGAGTTTGCCATAGGGATGTGAAGCCTCAAAATCTTTTG GTTCATCCTCTTACTCACCAAGTTAAGCTATGTGATTTTGGGAGTGCCAAAGTTCTG GTCAAGGGTGAATCAAACATTTCATACATATGTTCACGTTACTATCGGGCTCCAGAACTAATATTTGGTGCAACAGAATACACAGCTTCTATTGATATCTGGTCAGCTGGTTGTGTTCTTGCTGAACTTCTTCTAGGACAG CCATTATTTCCTGGAGAAAACCAAGTGGACCAACTTGTGGAAATTATCAAG GTTCTTGGTACTCCAACACGCGAGGAAATCCGTTGTATGAACCCAAATTATACAGAGTTTAGATTCCCTCAGATTAAAGCTCATCCTTGGCACAAG GTTTTCCACAAGCGAATGCCTCCTGAAGCAATTGACCTTGCATCAAGGCTTCTCCAATATTCACCTAGTCTCCGCTGCACTGCG CTGGAAGCATGTGCACATCCTTTCTTTGATGAGCTTCGCGAACCAAATGCCCGGCTACCTAATGGCCGTCCACTGCCCCCACTTTTCAACTTCAAACAGGAG TTAGCTGGAGCATCACCTGAACTGATCAATAGGCTCATCCCAGAGCATATTAGGCGGCAGATGGGTCTCAGCTTCCCGCATTCTGCCGGTACATAG